The Streptomyces nigra genome includes the window CGTGAAGACAGGGATGCTGTCCTCGGCCGAACTCGTCGAGACGGTCGCCGAGTTGATCGCCGGGACGGACGCGCCGGCCGTCGTCGACCCGGTCGGGGTGTCCAAGCACGGGGACGCGCTGCTCGCCCCGTCCGCGCTCGACTCCGTCCGCACCGCGCTGCTGCCGGTGGCGACCGTGGCGACGCCCAACCTGGACGAGGTGGCGCACCTCACCGGGGTGCGCGTCGAGTCGGAGGACGACCTCAGGCGGGCCGCTGAGGCCGTGCTGGCGTTCGGGCCGCGCTGGGTGGTGGTGAAGGGCGGCCATCTCGCCGGGGACGCCGTGGACCTGCTCACGGACGGCTCGCAGGCGCACTGGCTGCGCGCCCCGCGCCACGACAACCGGCACACCCACGGCACCGGCTGCACCCTCGCCTCCGCGATCGCCTCGCAGCTCGCCAAGGGGCAGACCGTGCCCGAGGCGGTCATGGCCGCCAAGGAGTACGTCACCGGGGCGATCGCCGCCGGGTTCGCCCTCGGCGCCGGGATCGGGCCCGTGCACCACGGCTGGAACCTGGGCTAGCGATCGGACATGCGAAAAGCCGGCCCACCCGAGGGTGGACCGGCTGTTTGCAGCGAACCAGCAGTGGCCGCGCGCTCAGCTGTGGGCGTCAGCGCGAGACCTTGCCGGCCTTGATGCACGAGGTGCAGGCGTTCACGCGCTTCGGCGTCCCGCCGACCACGGTACGCACGCGCTGGATGTTCGGGTTCCAGCGACGGGGCGTACGGCGGTGCGAGTGCGAGATGTTGTTGCCGAAGCCCGGCCCCTTGCCGCAGACGTCGCAGTTGGCAGCCACGGGTCACTCCAAAGACTTCAGATGCACTTACGGTTGATCCCGGCAGGCCGGGATCGAGATCGTAGGATCAGAGATCTGAGTGGCGTTGCCAGGGGAATGGCCCGATCGGATCGGGCAACCGGAGCAGCATACAACGGCTGCGCCAGTACAACGAAACTACCATGGCTGCGCGGGGGGCGGTCCCGGGCCACCTCCGGCGGGCCCCGGCCCTGGGTCTACGCTGCGTCCCGTTCCAGCAGTCCGAGGAGGCGCAGGTGGCGCAGGTGCCGCAGACATTCTTCGATGCTCTCGCGGTGCGTACCTGGTGCGGCCTCGCGCTGGAGTCGCTGGGCCGGGCGCGCGAGGAGATCGACGCGATCAACGTCTATCCCGTGGCCGACGGGGACACCGGCACGAACCTGTATCTGACCGTGGAGTCCGCGGTCGCGGCCGTGGAGGCCGTCTTCAGCGCCTACGACGTGGGCAAGCCCACACTCGCCGACGCGGTCCGCGCCATGGCGCACGGCGCGCTGATCGGGGCGCGCGGCAACTCCGGGACGATCCTCGCCCAGCTGCTGCGCGGCATGGCCCAGGTGCTCGCCGACGGGGGCGGGACGGCCCACACCGACGGCACCGGGCTGCGGCTGGCGCTGCGGACCGCCGCCGACTCCGCCCGCCAGGCCGTGGCCCACCCCGTCGAGGGCACCGTCCTCACAGTGGCCTCGGCCGCCGCCGACGCGGCCGGTGCGGCGACCGGCGACGACTGCGGTGCGATCGCCCGGGCCGCTTTCGAGGGAGCGCGCGCGGCGCTCGCCGCGACCCCCGGGCAGCTGGCCGCCCTGGAGCGCGCCGGGGTGGTCGACGCCGGCGGACGCGGACTGGTCGCGGTCCTGGGCGCGCTGGTCGAGACGTTCACCGGCGAGGCGGCGCCCGTCGTCCCCGGGGCGGCCACGCGCGTACGCCCCGCACCGGGGGACGGCCCGGCGGGCGCCGAGGACTGCGCCGACGGACCCGGCGAGGGCGGCCCCGCCTTCGAGGTCATCTATCTGCTGGAGGCCGAGGACGCGGCCGTGGCCCGGCTCCGGGAGCGGCTCGACGGCCTCGGCGACTCCCTCGTGGTCGTCGGCGGGGACGGTCTGTGGAACGTGCACGTCCATGTCGACGACGCGGGCGCGGCCGTGGAGGCCGGGGTCGAGGCCGGACGGCCGTACCGGATCCGGATCACCCACTTCGGGGCCGGCGACGCGCACAGCACCGGTGAGCGCACACCCCGCGAACGCGTCCAGCGGGCCGTCGTCGCCGTCGTGCCCGGCGAGGGACTGGCCGGGCTGTACGGCGAGGCCGGCGCGACCACCGTGCTGGCCCGCCCCGGCGAGCCCCCGGCCAGCGGGGAGCTCGTGGAGGCCGTACGGCGGGCCCACGCGCGCGAGGTCGTGCTGCTCCCCAACGACGCCGATCTGCGGCACACCGCCGCCGCGGCCGCCGAGCAGGCCCGCGCCGAGGGCATCCGGGTGGCGCTGATCCCCACCCGCTCCGCCGTCCAGGGCATCGCGGCGCTCGCCGTGCACGAGCCGGAGCGCCGCTTCGACGAGGACGTCGTCTCGATGACCTCCGCGGCCGGCGCGACCCGGCACGCCGAGGTCGCCGTCGCCGAGCACCGGTCCTGGACCTCCGCCGGCATCTGCCAGGCCGGGGACGTCCTCGGTCTCATCGACGGGGACGTGGCCGTGATCGGCGCCGACGTCACCGCCGTCGCGGAGACCGTCCTCGACCGGATGCTCGCCGCCGGCGGCGAACTCGTCACCCTGGTCCTCGGCGACGAGGCGCCCGGGACGATCGCGGAGCACCTGGAGGACCGGGTGCGCGAGGCGTACCTCGCCGTCGACACGGTGGTCTACCGGGGCGGCCGGCAGGGAGCGCTTCTCCTCATCGGCGTGGAGTGACCCGAGGGTCAGCCGCCGTCCCGCTCCTGTTCCTCGACGACCTGGAGCATCTGTCCGGCCTCGGCCCGGCGCTGCCGGACCGTCTCGTCGCGGGGGTCGGCGTCCTCGTAGGCGGCGAGGACGGCACGCGCGTGTGCCGCCGCCTCGGCCGGACGGCTCAGGTCGGCCTGGAGCCAGCCGGCGGCGAGTTCGGCGCCGGTACGGCCGTGCAGGGCGTCATCGCCGAGGGAGGCGAACACCGCGACGGCCCGGGTCATCTGGGCCAGGGCCTCCTCCATCGCCGTACGGATCGAGTCGTCCTCCGCGTCCTCGGCCGCCGAGCGCGCCAGGAGGTCGCCGAACTGACGGTGCGTCTGGCCGAGTTCGGCCACCAGCCGCTGCCGCGCCTCCTCGTCGGCCGCCTCGTCCAGCGCCGCCGTGCACTCCTCGACCGCGCCCGCCATCAACTCGGCGGCCCGCGCTCCGCTGCCGTCCTCCACACGCAGCGCCAGCCACGCGCGGGCGCGCAGGGAGCGGACCAGACCGTGGACGTTGCCCAGGGAGCGCCACAACTCGCCCGCGCGCGTGTAGGCACGGTCGGCCTCCGTGTGCAGCCCGGCGTGGCCGAGCGACTCGGCGGCCAGATGCGCCAGCGTCGCGTGATCGTGCTGCTCGGGCCACTCCCGGGCGATCGCGGCCGCCTGCAGCCGCCGTTCCGCCGCGTCCCGGTGGTCGCCGAGCTCGCTCAGACAGTCGCCGAGCCACCACAGCGTCTGGACGACCGCCCCGTCGCCGTGCGTCTCGGCGGACAGGTCGGGCAGCGCCGACTCCAGCACCTCCGCCGCCTCGGCGAAACGTTGCTGCCGTACCAGGAACCCGCCGAGCTGGTGCCGGGCCCATGCGCCCAGCGTGCGGCTCTCACCGGCCTCGTCGGCCCAGTGCGCCGCCTCCAGGGCGTGCTCCGCGGCCTCCTCGGAGACACCCGTGCCGCCCAGCACCTCGGCCAGCTGCAGATGCAGCTGGGCCCGCCCGGTCGCCTCCAGATACGGCCCGCCGTGCTGCAGGGCGGCCCGCAGCGCCCGCTCGGCCCGGGCCGTGTCGCCGAGATGGTGGGCCAGACCGGCCAGCCGGGCCTCGTACTCCACCGCGAACCACGGCAGCCCCGCCCCGACGAACTCGCCCGAGGCCCGCGCGAACAGCTCGGCGGCCCCCTCCACATCACCGGTCAGCGCCGCCAGCTCGGCCAGCATCGCCCTGGCCTCCGCGACCCGCGCGAGCAG containing:
- the thiD gene encoding bifunctional hydroxymethylpyrimidine kinase/phosphomethylpyrimidine kinase codes for the protein MIPGVLTVAGSDSGGGAGIQADLKTMLALGVHGMSVITAVTAQNSIGVQGAWELPVEAVRAQYRSVVDDIGVRAVKTGMLSSAELVETVAELIAGTDAPAVVDPVGVSKHGDALLAPSALDSVRTALLPVATVATPNLDEVAHLTGVRVESEDDLRRAAEAVLAFGPRWVVVKGGHLAGDAVDLLTDGSQAHWLRAPRHDNRHTHGTGCTLASAIASQLAKGQTVPEAVMAAKEYVTGAIAAGFALGAGIGPVHHGWNLG
- the rpmB gene encoding 50S ribosomal protein L28, with translation MAANCDVCGKGPGFGNNISHSHRRTPRRWNPNIQRVRTVVGGTPKRVNACTSCIKAGKVSR
- a CDS encoding DAK2 domain-containing protein produces the protein MAQVPQTFFDALAVRTWCGLALESLGRAREEIDAINVYPVADGDTGTNLYLTVESAVAAVEAVFSAYDVGKPTLADAVRAMAHGALIGARGNSGTILAQLLRGMAQVLADGGGTAHTDGTGLRLALRTAADSARQAVAHPVEGTVLTVASAAADAAGAATGDDCGAIARAAFEGARAALAATPGQLAALERAGVVDAGGRGLVAVLGALVETFTGEAAPVVPGAATRVRPAPGDGPAGAEDCADGPGEGGPAFEVIYLLEAEDAAVARLRERLDGLGDSLVVVGGDGLWNVHVHVDDAGAAVEAGVEAGRPYRIRITHFGAGDAHSTGERTPRERVQRAVVAVVPGEGLAGLYGEAGATTVLARPGEPPASGELVEAVRRAHAREVVLLPNDADLRHTAAAAAEQARAEGIRVALIPTRSAVQGIAALAVHEPERRFDEDVVSMTSAAGATRHAEVAVAEHRSWTSAGICQAGDVLGLIDGDVAVIGADVTAVAETVLDRMLAAGGELVTLVLGDEAPGTIAEHLEDRVREAYLAVDTVVYRGGRQGALLLIGVE